The genomic interval TGAGGTAAATTGCATGAGAAGGGTCACCTTATTTTCCCATGAGTGGTCACCAgtgtcctctcccttttttctttgtgagtatgCAAAAGCATGGCTTATGATCCAACATCGGTATtgacacacagagaagaggccTGTAAACTGTTTATTTTGAAGTGGTGTGATATGAACCGTACCAGGGGccatgaagaaagagaggaaggctaTGTGAAAAGTCACACAAACACCGTGAAGATCAGGAGGAGCATTCAGATGGCACAGAGATACATGATAAGTAATACATGCTGCTTTAATCCACTACGTTTTGAGGTGGTTTACCAGGCagcaatagctaaaacatggtaCACGATTTAAAAAACTCAAAGCTTTCTGGATTGCTCAGGGAATTGGAGGCTTTGATGAATCCGAAAATCTCTTCAAGTAAGACTTCCCGTCCATAGTCGATGCTTGTATGTGTTGCAAGACTTTAAACCTGGAACTACTCCTCCTGGTAAACATGACACCAGCATTTAAGTGTGAGAGGAATCAGTGTCCTCTTCTACTGGAAGAATCAGGAGATCTGCTCACTCAAAATTCGTATCTCCTGCGGGTTGCATTCTTTTCCCCTAAAACTCACACGCTGAAGTCCTAAACCTTACTACCTCATACACGATCTGCTATGGAGATAGGATCTTTATTGGCGGAATCAAGGGAACATATACGCATTACATGGGCCCTAATGCAAAATGACTTGTGCCCATATATAGAGGGGCAATGGGGACACCGAGACTCGCACGGAGGCGGGAAAATGGGAACCGGTACAGGGAGGTCTCTGCCatctctacaagccaaggagagaggcctggaacaggtgCTTTCTTCACATGAGGCTGAAGGCAACAAACAGGCTGACTCCTTGATTTGGACCTCCAGCCTCCGGATGCAGGAGACCTTAGTTTCATTTTGTTCGAAAAAGCCAAGCTCTGGCATTTTGCACATCAGCAAAGTGTATATTTTGTAGGCAGCAAAGAGAACAGTCTTAAGTGATTCCCATGAGAATCATACAGTCAatcaagcaaagaaacaaagagcagCCAAATAATCGTACCTGATACCCGCTCAAGGCTGAGTATCCCAGCAAGGCACTTGCTTGTTCAGCCCAGGAAAGCGGCTTGCACATCGGACCAATGGCTGTGGCTCTCCGGTGCCGGTCTCTCATTGGCTGACTCCGAGCCGAGTGGTGTTTCAGCTTCTCTGATTGGACCTCGCATCAGCCGAGCCTCATATCACGAAGGTTTGCGGTTTCAATAGCAGAAGAGTAAAGCCTGGGAAAGAGTTGCAGGAGGCGTCCTGAACAAGTCTGCGTAGTACCTTCCGTTAGAAAGTTAAGTTTCTTCCGGGTACATTCGCGTCTGTGACAGAATTTTCTCCTTGAACTTTTTGATTTAGTTATTCGTTTGCTGTGATCGGATCCAAGCCATAAGCGAATTCCATAATGTGGGTAATGGAGAAAAGAGTTCGAATGGCATATATCGGTCCTATCAATACTGTAATCCATGCGTTGATCTTTATAATTTGTTGATTAAGCTGCGATTCCTTTCGCTCAAGTTCACCTTTGCATAAACAACAGCGTTAGATCGCGACTGTGCTCTGGGTGCCCTGCTTTCCGattcacccactgaagggaaTAATCACGATCCCGCGTTCCCCATCCccatcttcacacacatacacaaaattccatttttcctttactttctcgATTTGATAGGTGCCACTCAACCTTGCACCTTCAGTCTTCACTCTCCAGACCCATTATGCAGCATTTGTGCCATGTTTCACTAACGCTCTTATTTCTGAATTTACAAACATATCCCCCTCAAAGCAAGGTTACAGTACCCTGATGTGTTAGATTTCTTAGAGTTACTTCTTACGTGATAAGATAGCTTAGGGAGCAGCATGCAAAAATGACTGGTGGTACATCTTAGCGTCATATTGAAAAGAACACCTGGATTTTGAAGCCGCAACCATTAGCACGATAGAAATTTAGTGATTTTTCTGAAGTCAGCTCCTTTCTATCTAATCCACACGTATTTCTCGGAGAGTGCATTTGGCTCTGGAAGGTGATTTGACTTCAAAATTTTACTCAATGTGTATACCAATTTAGAGTTGCTACACAAAAATGTAAGCTCTTGATTTTGCAGTAGATTTTAATGACAACTTGTgcagtaagcttttttttttttaccaaatccttttatgtgaattttcaagttttcagattaCAATAAGTAATGAACCACATGAGGGGGCTATTTGCCTTAATCACGCTTCTCTTGACCTCAACGAGAGCTCTGGATGTAACATTGGCCGCCTTCAAGCTTGCAATAGTTTGTGAAATCCTACTAGTGTCCTGTCCTGCACCCTATTTTATGCTTGAGCTCTGTCCAAGGTCGAATACTTTGTGTTTGGTCTCTCTGAGAAATGGGCCCAAGAAATGTATTGAATTTCCTAGTTCAAATAGCTATGTCTCCTTATcttgttgagagagagagagagacatcgaTTACAAGTTTACATCCTAGTCATAAAGGTTATAACTgcgtcttatttttttttacatttttttattgagtgatagacattttacaatgttgtgtcaaattctagtgtagagcacaatttttcagttatacacaaacatatatatatatatattcattgtcacattttatttttccgcTATGaggtaccacaagatcttgtaaatatttccctgaagtatacagtataatttttttatctattctgcattttaaaatctcagtctgtcccttcccacgccTCGCCCCTTTGGCAAACACAAGattgtattttatgtctaagagtctctttctgttttgtattaatctttgttttcttttttagattccgcatatgagcgatctcatacggtatttttcttcctcactctgtcttacttcacttaactaCATCTTATTTTAAAGCCCAAATGAAACACTTAACTGTCATGATGAAATACTGGGCTTTTGGGCAAACCGTGCTACATTGCAAAGGACTGAAATCCCACAGTGTATTCTCTCTCCACAGATTCTGCAAGCTAGAAATCTGTCTAAGAAGAAAAGTAATAGAAAACCGGCAACTTCTTTGAAATTCAGCaatacatttatagaaaaatgacaccaatgaaaatggaaaaggaatctTCATGGGCCATGAAGAAAAAacgatggaaaagaaaatatatgcatcCAAACATGAGTATGAACATTCAAACCACTGGAGGGCAAAGGGGACATATTTCTTCTGATGTTGCTCCTAATCCTGCTCTAAATTGATATCAACGCTGAACACAGGATCCGCCTGGATTCACGTCCTGAAATCCCCAGGGTTCAATCTAAGTAAGGAACCAAAAAGAACAGGCAAATTGCCACAGATCCCCCACCACCTTAATCCCTAGGCTGATTTTTATAGAAAGGGTGTGATGTGTTCAGCTCTGCTcactggaccacactttgagccaATGACTGTGGCTCACAGGCTGCCAGTCCCCCATTGTCTGGAACAGCGGAGCCAGGAGCTTGAGCTGCTCTCACTGGACACTCTTCAATGGATCTAAAATTGCCGGTCAggaaaaatgtgtgttttaaaatatcaaaagattgTTCTGCCTGAGAAGAATTGACTGGCTACCTCCGAAAGGACTTGAAAAGTAATTTCAAACACCAGGGACTTAGAAAAGTCAAATGTGTCTGAATACTTCTGTTTTGCGATTTCTGTACTGACCACCAGTCCCAATTTGTATAGTTCAATGTATGCTTAAACTGGgatactttgaaaaatataacaGGGGTAGTTGATGGCTGTGTCTGCTCCTTCGCTTCATTTATCTAGTGCATATCACACACAAAATTCTTCTGAAATTGTCCATAGTGCACTCgcgggagaaggagaaggaaatgggaaatgaAAGTGATACAAAGCTAATTTCAACCTCACAGAACGCCATAAATGCTGACCTAGAGAAAGCACTAAATCTGGGTTCAAGAAAAAGTTGGATTTCTGTAGTTTCTCTAGGTTTTAGCTCATGATTTGACTGAGAGTGATGTTCTTCACAGCTTCCTACATCCAAATCAAAAGGTACtgaaaagtttcttaaaaaaaacatatttattgaagcatagttgtgACAATATTATATATTGGTTTTGGATttacaacacagtgatttaacagttttatagatgacactgtgtttaaaatttctgcaaaataatgacaatatttccctgtgcttttcaGCTTTTCCTTGTCGTGCAATTACAAGGTGCAAAATGAGCcctttaaaatatgatgacaccctGAGTTCTAATGAAAACCCACAGTAAGTTTCAAAGGATTGAAATCCCAGAGTGGGTGCTCCCTCCACCAATGTAGGAAgctagaaattaaattaaaaggaaaggaattggAAAATCACTGAGTACTTTGAAATTCAGCAACATTCCTACAGAGAaacgaaagaaaaagaagacaatgcaccaggaagaaaacataatgcatattaaattaaattaatatcaTCATAGGCATGAACACTGAAATCACCTGAGGTCGAGGAAGGAGGCATCTTAGTTTGCTTAACTGGCCAACATCCCCCTCTTATTTTGATGCCAGGAGATAGAGACATGTCTCACTACCAGATCGGGAGGCCTAGACTTAAATCCCCATGGTTAAATGCAAGTCGTtgaaggaaaaccttcagggacaCTATCACACCTCCTTCTCCCTTAATCTGCAGGCCGAGTATGACAGGAAGCCTCTTATAAGTTCGGTCCTGGTCACCCCACCACACTTTGGGCCAATTGCTGTGCCCCCAAGTGGTGCGAGTCCCTCACTGGCTGCTGCTACTGGAGACTGTGGTTGCAGCCGGTCTCATCGGACGCTCCCAGCATCCGTGCAAAATTGCAGTTCAGTCAAGACTTTTACTTCGAAAGTGAAAAGTTACAGGCTGCAGAAAAATAGACTCAGATCATTATAAATtaggtagaagagaaatttccaaAGGTATGGTGCTTGAGTCACCCAGTGAGTCTAGAAAATTTGCTTTATCTCTTTTGGCAGTGTGTTTGGGTCCTATAATGTCATGTACTGAATGGCATTGAGATTTGAAATATGTTGAAGGAGTGTGAAAGGGCAAGTTTGATTTTTGTATCTGCTACTGTAGTTTGTCTGTCCCTATTTCACACATTAAAAATCCCGGATGATACTGCTATATCCACGGGGAAGAATGACAACATGAAAAGGCAAATTAAGTTGTTAGGGAGATAACTTTGGCAGTAAAGATCCCTAAAAAGGCTGACCTAGAAATATAACTAATAGAAACGACCGTTTCGGAAGGGAGGACGTGCAGTATGGTGAAGAAAAATGCACGGATTTCCATGGAACCCATGGCTCTACAGACGTACACTCAAGTGGAGTTGATAAGGTTCATAATGTTTCCCTCAGGGAAGAAACGCTTTAAAGATGGTCAGAGTGTCACTGGTCGACAAACCAGAGTGGCTCGGACTCGTCAGCGCTACAGGTCTGTTCCCGCCAAGTGAgtggctctgaaaagagcctttggcTTGCGATGCTCAGGTGGTCCTGAGGCAGCTCATTCGCACAAGATGTACTTGATGAGAGCGTTAGTGCCCTCGGACACGGCAGACTTGCCGAActtcccaggcagcagcaggcacaCCGAGCTCTGGATGTCTTCGTAGGTGATGGTGACGCGGTTTTTGGAGCGGGCCAGGCGCGCGGCCTCGCTGGCGATGCGCTCGAAGATGTCCTTAACGAACGAATCCATGACGCTCACGGCCTCCCGCGAGAGGCTCAGGCCTGTGTGCACCCGCTTCAGCACCCTGCGGAAGTAAGTGGCGAAACTGGCGATGCTGTctgctgggcggcggcggcggcgttggCGGCGCACGGGTGTCTCCTGCTTCGGCGTCTTCTGCTCTGGGCTCTTGGACTCGGCTTCTTTGCGCTCCTCGGTGTCCACGATCTCCTCCGAAGTGCGGGAAGACCACGGCTCAGCCATGTCGGAGTGTCTCGCCTTCCCCACAGCTCAGAAGGAaaggcagaggcagctgcgaGGACCGGCTTATAAAGGCTGCCTTGCCTGACGTCACGGCCAATCTGCAGATCTGATTGGGTAGGATGCGGGGCAGGGAGCCGTGTCGCTAAGGCAGGCCATGTCACGTGTCCTTAGATGCCCCGCGGCTTGGCCGCACATCAACCAGTCCGAGTGGCAATCTGGTGACCTTTAAACTTTCCGTGACCCCCACCAGGTGACCTGTAAACTTTCCATGACCTCCACCAGAAAACCTTTGCAACCCGCAAGGTCGTGTCGGAAAAGGTCATCCGTTCCCCTCAGCTGCTTTATGCCTGCCAGTTATGCGTGAGAAGTTTGCAAAGAGGTCAAACCCACCTCTCCTACGCGGAAGAAAACTCACTTTGATCTCTCTGAGAGGGTCTGACCTCGCAACCCAAGCGCGTGCCGCCTCAGAACGACTGGCCCCCTGGGGGCCGTTTGACTTGCGCCCAGAAGCTGCTCTTTCGCGGCTGAGTGCGCGGCGTGGCTTGAGGAGGAGCCGTCCGACTCGGTGAGCGGAGGGCGCCTCAAAATCGTAGACACGACTGAGCAGCTCTAACCTGCAATTCTTATCAAAACCTTCAGTGaatcagaagaaagagaatggcaAAACCGCATTCTCCACAGACGGAACCCTACAAAAGTGGGATAGCtgcacagaaatattaaaaatatttaacattcaccaaattttaaatcattttgaaaattcttgagGCTCCCTGAAACTACCACACATACTTGAATTGGTGTAGAATTTCTAGAGCTGGCAGCTGAAAAATTGATTACTCTGATTCTCTAAGAGCTCACCAGAGTGAGAGAAGTATAATCaatgatatttaaatatttaaaattcggtaaatttttttccaaaaatccaTGATGACATAATCAAAGtcatttttctattgtatatatacaaaaacaaattacAAACTTTGAACTAAAAAGAAGTTAAGAAGATTTGAGGGAATATGTTTCTTCAATGAGGTATGATCCAAATGTTCAGGCTTACAGGTCTATTTTGTGTGGGCTACAAGAAGCAGCTAGTTTTACTGCTAAAAATGGTTCCTATCATGAAAACATTTCTGTGTTTGAAAATGAGATGTCTCTACAATGAGGTATTCCCAGCTAACATTGTGTTCTGGATTTATAAGAACATATCAAGCTACCCCCAGAGAGGATTATCTGTAGT from Vicugna pacos chromosome X, VicPac4, whole genome shotgun sequence carries:
- the LOC116277927 gene encoding histone H2B type F-M-like, which produces MAEPWSSRTSEEIVDTEERKEAESKSPEQKTPKQETPVRRQRRRRRPADSIASFATYFRRVLKRVHTGLSLSREAVSVMDSFVKDIFERIASEAARLARSKNRVTITYEDIQSSVCLLLPGKFGKSAVSEGTNALIKYILCE